In the genome of Mycobacteriales bacterium, one region contains:
- a CDS encoding glycoside hydrolase domain-containing protein — MRLAVRRALPIIVTSVVIAGLATTAAVAQPAVPGATGPPTKAVSYRGYHVAVPASWPVYDLARWPTTCVRVDVHAVYLGHPGRSQRCPAHLVGRTTALLLEPYDAIARRHVSRDASAVQMLSTRTPGANSQVLVTATYRTDRGAALAVLAAGSPLSRARPAAEPIPTQLTPAAPGGRTSATPHTSTTPSTLTTHGYGFDTCAAPDTATMNAWRASPYRSVGIYIGGINRACDYGNLTAAWVKTVHSYGYTFIPAYVGLQSPCTFEGGVRMSLDAATASAQGKSNALGAVLDMQSLGLGAGNPVYVDIEHYKGSRACSLAVLNYMSAWTTELHQHGYLAGFYGSATTDLNDNYGSKTFIGPDALWIARWNGVASTIGDPVVPDSHWPGRRLHQYAGGHFVTYRGARLNIDSDFLNGPIGAPGIVAAPGGAKGVRNLGGSLAGGPDVTSQSAKRLDVAVRGPGNHLYVKSFNGSAWSGFRALSGTITSDPAIVSWAPGRLDVFGRGGSGDLVHAWSVNGTWFGWDHLGGRIIGGPSAASQGNRQLDVFVRGTNSQLYTDSFHDNRWTGFHVHGGLLRSDPAGVSRSAGRLDVVAQGGGGILVRRSLIDGVWSTWEHIPASLSGGPGIASASAGTLDVYARSTSRQLLQISWNSRWGAWRPLTGSPISNPAVASVTGRTDVFFQNGTGNLSQQWYAGP; from the coding sequence ATGCGACTCGCCGTGCGCCGCGCCCTTCCCATCATCGTCACCTCCGTCGTGATCGCCGGGTTGGCAACGACGGCCGCCGTTGCGCAGCCGGCCGTGCCCGGAGCGACGGGACCACCGACGAAGGCCGTCAGCTACCGCGGCTACCACGTCGCGGTGCCGGCATCGTGGCCTGTCTACGACCTCGCCCGATGGCCGACGACGTGCGTCCGCGTCGACGTGCACGCCGTCTATCTGGGTCATCCCGGCCGGAGTCAGCGCTGCCCGGCCCACCTCGTCGGCCGGACGACCGCCCTGCTGCTCGAGCCCTACGACGCGATCGCCCGCCGGCACGTGTCACGGGACGCGAGCGCCGTACAGATGCTCTCCACCCGGACACCGGGTGCCAATAGCCAGGTGCTCGTCACCGCGACCTACCGCACGGATCGCGGAGCCGCGCTCGCGGTGCTGGCCGCAGGTTCGCCGCTCTCCCGCGCCCGTCCCGCGGCGGAGCCGATCCCGACGCAGCTCACCCCTGCTGCGCCAGGCGGTCGGACATCCGCCACACCGCACACCTCGACCACGCCGTCGACGCTCACGACCCACGGCTACGGCTTCGACACGTGCGCAGCTCCGGACACGGCGACGATGAATGCCTGGCGGGCGTCGCCGTACCGCTCGGTCGGCATCTACATCGGCGGGATCAACCGGGCGTGTGACTACGGCAACCTCACGGCCGCCTGGGTCAAGACCGTGCACAGCTACGGCTACACCTTCATACCGGCCTACGTCGGGCTGCAGTCTCCCTGCACGTTCGAGGGCGGCGTGCGGATGTCGCTGGACGCGGCCACGGCAAGCGCACAGGGGAAGTCCAACGCGCTCGGCGCCGTCCTCGACATGCAGTCCCTCGGCCTGGGAGCGGGAAACCCGGTATACGTCGACATCGAGCACTACAAGGGCAGCCGCGCCTGCTCGCTCGCGGTCCTGAACTACATGAGCGCGTGGACTACCGAGCTGCACCAGCACGGCTACCTGGCGGGCTTCTACGGCAGTGCCACGACCGACCTCAACGACAACTACGGGTCCAAGACCTTCATCGGCCCTGATGCACTGTGGATCGCCCGGTGGAACGGCGTCGCGTCGACCATCGGCGACCCGGTCGTACCCGACTCACACTGGCCGGGGCGTCGGCTGCACCAGTACGCCGGCGGGCACTTTGTGACGTACCGCGGCGCACGTCTCAACATCGACAGCGACTTCCTGAACGGCCCGATCGGTGCGCCGGGCATTGTGGCGGCGCCCGGCGGCGCCAAGGGGGTGCGCAACCTGGGCGGTTCCCTCGCCGGCGGGCCGGACGTGACCTCGCAGAGTGCGAAGCGGCTGGACGTCGCGGTGCGTGGCCCCGGCAACCACCTGTACGTGAAGTCGTTCAACGGCAGTGCGTGGTCTGGCTTCCGCGCGCTGTCCGGGACGATCACCTCCGATCCGGCCATCGTCTCGTGGGCTCCCGGGCGGCTCGACGTCTTCGGCCGCGGCGGAAGCGGCGACCTGGTGCACGCCTGGTCGGTCAACGGCACCTGGTTCGGCTGGGACCACCTCGGCGGGCGCATCATCGGCGGCCCGAGTGCGGCGAGCCAGGGCAACCGGCAACTCGACGTCTTCGTCCGCGGCACCAATTCGCAGCTCTACACCGACTCGTTCCACGACAACCGCTGGACCGGATTCCACGTCCATGGCGGTCTGCTGCGGTCCGACCCGGCCGGGGTGTCCCGCAGCGCCGGACGACTCGATGTCGTCGCGCAGGGCGGCGGCGGCATCCTCGTCCGCCGGTCCCTGATCGACGGGGTCTGGTCAACCTGGGAGCACATCCCGGCAAGCCTCAGCGGCGGGCCGGGAATCGCCTCGGCCAGCGCCGGCACCCTCGACGTCTACGCCCGCAGCACGTCGCGGCAGTTGCTGCAGATCAGCTGGAATTCCCGGTGGGGAGCGTGGCGGCCGCTGACCGGAAGTCCGATCTCCAATCCGGCGGTGGCCTCGGTGACCGGTCGCACGGACGTCTTCTTCCAGAACGGCACCGGCAACCTCTCCCAACAGTGGTACGCCGGGCCCTAG
- the msrA gene encoding peptide-methionine (S)-S-oxide reductase MsrA: MGLFHRSHDIPTADNALPGRSEPMVVPAEHAVSGHRIVPPFPDGMHTAEFALGCFWGAEKIFWQTPGVYSTAAGYAGGHTPNPTYEEVCSGRTGHAESVLVVYDPKAVSYEALLAVFWEDHDPTQGLRQGNDVGSQYRSAIYYTDDEQRASAEKSRDVYGKRLADAGYGAITTEIA; this comes from the coding sequence ATGGGTCTCTTCCACCGCTCGCACGACATCCCGACCGCCGACAACGCGCTACCGGGCCGCTCCGAACCGATGGTCGTTCCGGCCGAGCACGCCGTGTCGGGGCACCGGATCGTGCCGCCGTTCCCGGACGGGATGCACACCGCGGAGTTCGCGTTGGGCTGCTTCTGGGGCGCGGAGAAGATCTTCTGGCAGACCCCGGGCGTCTACAGCACCGCCGCGGGATACGCCGGTGGACATACCCCCAACCCGACGTATGAAGAGGTGTGCAGCGGTCGCACCGGCCACGCCGAGTCGGTCCTGGTCGTCTACGACCCGAAGGCCGTCTCCTACGAGGCGTTGCTCGCCGTGTTCTGGGAGGACCACGACCCGACGCAGGGTCTCCGCCAGGGCAATGACGTCGGCAGTCAGTACCGGTCGGCGATCTACTACACCGACGACGAGCAGCGGGCGAGCGCGGAGAAGTCGCGTGACGTCTACGGAAAGCGGCTCGCCGACGCCGGATACGGCGCCATCACGACCGAAATCGC